In Grus americana isolate bGruAme1 chromosome 28, bGruAme1.mat, whole genome shotgun sequence, a single window of DNA contains:
- the LOC129197247 gene encoding ceramide synthase 4-like: protein MGLSERFWHHEYWLPPGATWEDMKESAGIRYPQPQDLLLCIPGALLLIVVRCTFERTVALPLGRRLGVSDKLRPKVQPNATLEGFYVLLGRTPKEEDLISLAKQSDLPVQKVETWFRHRRAQDRPRLMKKFCEASWRFTFYFTSFFSGLALLYDKSWFWDHTMCWLRFPQQPLPPALGWFYLLELSFYCSLVATLPFDVKRKDFKEQIIHHIATITLIFVSYCANLIRFGMIVMLVHDASDYILELAKMLHYMKWKGVCEAVFIVFAVVFIISRLVIFPLITYYYFVTKFQFFVVSCLINAFLMILQLLHVFWSYLIIQMIFSVILCGEKRKDARSDTEESDRSEAEDLAKNRE from the exons ATGGGACTGTCAGAGAGGTTCTGGCACCATGAATACTGGCTGCCACCTGGAGCTACCTGGGAAGACATGAAGGAGTCTGCAGGCATACGCTACCCGCAGCCTCAGGACCTCTTGCTCTGCATCCCTGGTGCCCTGCTCTTGATCGTCGTCCGATGTACCTTTGAAAG AACCGTAGCTCTGCCCTTGGGCAGGAGGTTGGGTGTGAGTGACAAGCTGAGGCCCAAAGTTCAGCCCAATGCCACGCTGGAAGGCTTCTATGTTCTGCTGGGCAGGACCCCAAAGGAG GAGGACCTGATTTCACTGGCCAAGCAAAGTGACCTGCCGGTTCAAAAGGTGGAGACCTGGTTCCGGCACCGGCGGGCCCAGGACCGGCCCAGGCTGATGAAGAAGTTCTGCGAGGCCAG ctGGAGATTTACATTCTACTTCACCTCATTCTTCTCTGGGCTGGCTCTCCTGTATGAT AAGTCCTGGTTTTGGGACCACACGATGTGCTGGCTGAGATTTCCACAACAG CCTCTCCCTCCCGCGTTGGGCTGGTTCTACCTGCTGGAGCTCTCCTTCTACTGCTCGCTGGTGGCCACCCTGCCCTTCGAcgtgaagaggaag GACTTTAAGGAACAGATCATCCACCACATCGCCACCATCACTCTGATCTTTGTCTCCTACTGTGCCAATCTCATACGGTTTGGGATGATCGTCATGCTGGTCCATGATGCCTCCGATTATATTTTAGAG CTCGCCAAGATGCTCCATTACATGAAATGGAAGGGGGTCTGCGAAGCAGTCTTTATTGtttttgctgtggttttcatCATCTCCCGGCTTGTCATTTTCCCGTTGAT CACATACTATTACTTTGTGACAAAATTTCAGTTCTTCGTCGTAAGCTGTCTGATAAACGCTTTCCTGATGATCCTGCAGTTGTTACACGTTTTCTGGTCCTATCTAATCATCCAGATGATCTTCAGTGTCATCCTCTGTGGTgag aaaagaaaagatgcccGAAGTGACACTGAGGAAAGCGACAGGAGCGAAGCGGAGGATCTGGCGAAGAACAGAGAGTAA
- the LSM7 gene encoding U6 snRNA-associated Sm-like protein LSm7 isoform X3, with protein sequence MTYAQHFAFIELYASAMNVALTHWGDVMCQEEFKALPKEMLMQLLKSDDLFVSREDVVFDSIMRWIMEDPATREEDFLDLVGEVRVSFLSLSFLDILVKRSKRPGETDTFSRLIKKLDSCPPPSWQNMELCPYAGRSYDTLYVLGGKHDKEQQELFLFQPKTGTWQSCSPLQRRNLTQYAVAAVGSFLFVTGGYFRDEFVWYSVDWVLIYNCLDNSWLEGPAMKKSRNSHCAVGAGLYLYVLGGSTDEGIISAVERMALMDSEWESMSPMAQPVERGDAVSVGTRIYVVCGLDENGHVYDGVQRLNTETDSWDVISFSPLPRYDLCITSLNGALYTIGGGAFRFDVETDEWTQVDEECFTKKFFMGCSTVNGRIYLLGQRKGNSALPVVVLFDPYIDMCQVIDSKLPCPLPIHGCVSVRRFDTWP encoded by the exons ATGACCTACGCGCAGCACTTTGCCTTTATAGAGCTCTATGCGTCCGCTATGAACGTGGCTCTCACTCACTGGGGGGATGTGATGTGCCAGGAAGAATTTAAGGCATTACCCAAAGAAATGCTGATGCAACTCCTAAAAAGCGATGACCTCTTCGTTTCGCGAGAAGATGTGGTTTTTGACAGTATTATGAGGTGGATAATGGAGGACCCAGCAACGAGAGAGGAAGACTTTCTGGATTTGGTGGGTGAAGTCAGGGTCAGTTTTCTGAGTTTGTCCTTCCTCGATATCTTGGTGAAACGCAGCAAGCGCCCTGGAGAGACAGATACCTTTTCCAGACTGATAAAGAAGTTAGACAGCTGTCCTCCACCCAGCTGGCAAAATATGGAACTGTGTCCTTATGCTGGTCGGAGCTATGACACCTTATATGTCCTGGGAGGAAAGCATGACAAGGAACAGCAagaattatttctctttcaaccTAAAACGGGGACCTGGCAGTCTTGTTCTCCACTGCAGCGCAGGAACCTCACCCAATACGCAGTGGCAGCAGTAG GGAGCTTCCTTTTTGTCACAGGAGGATATTTCCGGGATGAGTTCGTGTGGTATAGCGTGGATTGGGTGCTTATCTACAATTGCTTGGACAATAGCTGGCTGGAAGGGCCTGCCATGAAGAAGTCCCGCAACAGCCATTGTGCAGTAGGAGCCGGGCTCTACCTGTACGTACTTGGAGGGAGCACAGATGAAGGGATCATCTCAGCAGTGGAGCGCATGGCTTTGATGGACTCGGAATGGGAAAGCATGAGTCCTATGGCTcaacctgtggagagaggagatgCGGTCAGTGTGGGAACCAGGATCTATGTGGTCTGTGGCCTGGATGAAAATGGACATGTATATGATGGAGTGCAAAGGCTGAACACAGAGACGGACAGCTGGGATGTCATCTCATTCTCCCCGCTTCCAAG GTATGACCTCTGCATCACGTCACTGAACGGTGCTCTGTACACCATAGGAGGGGGAGCTTTTCGATTTGATGTGGAGACAGATGAATGGACCCAGGTGGACGAGGAGTGCTTTACCAAGAAGTTCTTCATGGGATGCAGCACTGTGAATGGACGAATTTATCTCCTTGGACAGAGGAAGGGGAACAGTGCCCTCCCTGTTGTAGTCCTCTTTGATCCCTACATTGATATGTGCCAGGTCATAGATAGCAAACTCCCTTGTCCCCTTCCTATTCATGGGTGTGTTTCTGTGCGAAGGTTTGATACGTGGCCATGA
- the LSM7 gene encoding U6 snRNA-associated Sm-like protein LSm7 isoform X5, producing the protein MKKSRNSHCAVGAGLYLYVLGGSTDEGIISAVERMALMDSEWESMSPMAQPVERGDAVSVGTRIYVVCGLDENGHVYDGVQRLNTETDSWDVISFSPLPRYDLCITSLNGALYTIGGGAFRFDVETDEWTQVDEECFTKKFFMGCSTVNGRIYLLGQRKGNSALPVVVLFDPYIDMCQVIDSKLPCPLPIHGCVSVRRFDTWP; encoded by the exons ATGAAGAAGTCCCGCAACAGCCATTGTGCAGTAGGAGCCGGGCTCTACCTGTACGTACTTGGAGGGAGCACAGATGAAGGGATCATCTCAGCAGTGGAGCGCATGGCTTTGATGGACTCGGAATGGGAAAGCATGAGTCCTATGGCTcaacctgtggagagaggagatgCGGTCAGTGTGGGAACCAGGATCTATGTGGTCTGTGGCCTGGATGAAAATGGACATGTATATGATGGAGTGCAAAGGCTGAACACAGAGACGGACAGCTGGGATGTCATCTCATTCTCCCCGCTTCCAAG GTATGACCTCTGCATCACGTCACTGAACGGTGCTCTGTACACCATAGGAGGGGGAGCTTTTCGATTTGATGTGGAGACAGATGAATGGACCCAGGTGGACGAGGAGTGCTTTACCAAGAAGTTCTTCATGGGATGCAGCACTGTGAATGGACGAATTTATCTCCTTGGACAGAGGAAGGGGAACAGTGCCCTCCCTGTTGTAGTCCTCTTTGATCCCTACATTGATATGTGCCAGGTCATAGATAGCAAACTCCCTTGTCCCCTTCCTATTCATGGGTGTGTTTCTGTGCGAAGGTTTGATACGTGGCCATGA
- the LSM7 gene encoding U6 snRNA-associated Sm-like protein LSm7 isoform X2: MEPAQEPEELGPQTEVIADTVLEFDRVKLLCERFLERELHVSNCLGLMTYAQHFAFIELYASAMNVALTHWGDVMCQEEFKALPKEMLMQLLKSDDLFVSREDVVFDSIMRWIMEDPATREEDFLDLVGEVRVSFLSLSFLDILVKRSKRPGETDTFSRLIKKLDSCPPPSWQNMELCPYAGRSYDTLYVLGGKHDKEQQELFLFQPKTGTWQSCSPLQRRNLTQYAVAAVGSFLFVTGGYFRDEFVWYSVDWVLIYNCLDNSWLEGPAMKKSRNSHCAVGAGLYLYVLGGSTDEGIISAVERMALMDSEWESMSPMAQPVERGDAVSVGTRIYVVCGLDENGHVYDGVQRLNTETDSWDVISFSPLPRYDLCITSLNGALYTIGGGAFRFDVETDEWTQVDEECFTKKFFMGCSTVNGRIYLLGQRKGNSALPVVVLFDPYIDMCQVIDSKLPCPLPIHGCVSVRRFDTWP; encoded by the exons ATGGAGCCTGCACAAGAACCGGAGGAGCTGGGACCTCAGACTGAAGTGATTGCAGACACAGTTCTTGAG tttgacagGGTGAAACTGTTGTGTGAGAGATTTCTGGAGAGAGAGCTGCATGTTTCCAACTGCCTGGGCCTGATGACCTACGCGCAGCACTTTGCCTTTATAGAGCTCTATGCGTCCGCTATGAACGTGGCTCTCACTCACTGGGGGGATGTGATGTGCCAGGAAGAATTTAAGGCATTACCCAAAGAAATGCTGATGCAACTCCTAAAAAGCGATGACCTCTTCGTTTCGCGAGAAGATGTGGTTTTTGACAGTATTATGAGGTGGATAATGGAGGACCCAGCAACGAGAGAGGAAGACTTTCTGGATTTGGTGGGTGAAGTCAGGGTCAGTTTTCTGAGTTTGTCCTTCCTCGATATCTTGGTGAAACGCAGCAAGCGCCCTGGAGAGACAGATACCTTTTCCAGACTGATAAAGAAGTTAGACAGCTGTCCTCCACCCAGCTGGCAAAATATGGAACTGTGTCCTTATGCTGGTCGGAGCTATGACACCTTATATGTCCTGGGAGGAAAGCATGACAAGGAACAGCAagaattatttctctttcaaccTAAAACGGGGACCTGGCAGTCTTGTTCTCCACTGCAGCGCAGGAACCTCACCCAATACGCAGTGGCAGCAGTAG GGAGCTTCCTTTTTGTCACAGGAGGATATTTCCGGGATGAGTTCGTGTGGTATAGCGTGGATTGGGTGCTTATCTACAATTGCTTGGACAATAGCTGGCTGGAAGGGCCTGCCATGAAGAAGTCCCGCAACAGCCATTGTGCAGTAGGAGCCGGGCTCTACCTGTACGTACTTGGAGGGAGCACAGATGAAGGGATCATCTCAGCAGTGGAGCGCATGGCTTTGATGGACTCGGAATGGGAAAGCATGAGTCCTATGGCTcaacctgtggagagaggagatgCGGTCAGTGTGGGAACCAGGATCTATGTGGTCTGTGGCCTGGATGAAAATGGACATGTATATGATGGAGTGCAAAGGCTGAACACAGAGACGGACAGCTGGGATGTCATCTCATTCTCCCCGCTTCCAAG GTATGACCTCTGCATCACGTCACTGAACGGTGCTCTGTACACCATAGGAGGGGGAGCTTTTCGATTTGATGTGGAGACAGATGAATGGACCCAGGTGGACGAGGAGTGCTTTACCAAGAAGTTCTTCATGGGATGCAGCACTGTGAATGGACGAATTTATCTCCTTGGACAGAGGAAGGGGAACAGTGCCCTCCCTGTTGTAGTCCTCTTTGATCCCTACATTGATATGTGCCAGGTCATAGATAGCAAACTCCCTTGTCCCCTTCCTATTCATGGGTGTGTTTCTGTGCGAAGGTTTGATACGTGGCCATGA
- the LSM7 gene encoding U6 snRNA-associated Sm-like protein LSm7 isoform X1, which yields MEPAQEPEELGPQTEVIADTVLEVGERLFQVNRRVLSVHSRYFEAMFFGGARESSEQHIVIREIDAVPFQALLEFARTAHVLIDQENVTSLLETADFFQFDRVKLLCERFLERELHVSNCLGLMTYAQHFAFIELYASAMNVALTHWGDVMCQEEFKALPKEMLMQLLKSDDLFVSREDVVFDSIMRWIMEDPATREEDFLDLVGEVRVSFLSLSFLDILVKRSKRPGETDTFSRLIKKLDSCPPPSWQNMELCPYAGRSYDTLYVLGGKHDKEQQELFLFQPKTGTWQSCSPLQRRNLTQYAVAAVGSFLFVTGGYFRDEFVWYSVDWVLIYNCLDNSWLEGPAMKKSRNSHCAVGAGLYLYVLGGSTDEGIISAVERMALMDSEWESMSPMAQPVERGDAVSVGTRIYVVCGLDENGHVYDGVQRLNTETDSWDVISFSPLPRYDLCITSLNGALYTIGGGAFRFDVETDEWTQVDEECFTKKFFMGCSTVNGRIYLLGQRKGNSALPVVVLFDPYIDMCQVIDSKLPCPLPIHGCVSVRRFDTWP from the exons ATGGAGCCTGCACAAGAACCGGAGGAGCTGGGACCTCAGACTGAAGTGATTGCAGACACAGTTCTTGAGGTTGGAGAAAGACTCTTTCAGGTCAACCGTAGGGTGCTTTCAGTACACAGTCGTTATTTTGAAGCcatgttttttgggggggcaaGAGAGAGCTCTGAACAGCACATAGTGATCAGAGAGATTGATGCAGTGCCTTTTCAGGCGCTACTTGAGTTCGCTCGCACAGCCCACGTGCTTATAGATCaagaaaatgtgaccagcttACTGgaaacagctgatttttttcagtttgacagGGTGAAACTGTTGTGTGAGAGATTTCTGGAGAGAGAGCTGCATGTTTCCAACTGCCTGGGCCTGATGACCTACGCGCAGCACTTTGCCTTTATAGAGCTCTATGCGTCCGCTATGAACGTGGCTCTCACTCACTGGGGGGATGTGATGTGCCAGGAAGAATTTAAGGCATTACCCAAAGAAATGCTGATGCAACTCCTAAAAAGCGATGACCTCTTCGTTTCGCGAGAAGATGTGGTTTTTGACAGTATTATGAGGTGGATAATGGAGGACCCAGCAACGAGAGAGGAAGACTTTCTGGATTTGGTGGGTGAAGTCAGGGTCAGTTTTCTGAGTTTGTCCTTCCTCGATATCTTGGTGAAACGCAGCAAGCGCCCTGGAGAGACAGATACCTTTTCCAGACTGATAAAGAAGTTAGACAGCTGTCCTCCACCCAGCTGGCAAAATATGGAACTGTGTCCTTATGCTGGTCGGAGCTATGACACCTTATATGTCCTGGGAGGAAAGCATGACAAGGAACAGCAagaattatttctctttcaaccTAAAACGGGGACCTGGCAGTCTTGTTCTCCACTGCAGCGCAGGAACCTCACCCAATACGCAGTGGCAGCAGTAG GGAGCTTCCTTTTTGTCACAGGAGGATATTTCCGGGATGAGTTCGTGTGGTATAGCGTGGATTGGGTGCTTATCTACAATTGCTTGGACAATAGCTGGCTGGAAGGGCCTGCCATGAAGAAGTCCCGCAACAGCCATTGTGCAGTAGGAGCCGGGCTCTACCTGTACGTACTTGGAGGGAGCACAGATGAAGGGATCATCTCAGCAGTGGAGCGCATGGCTTTGATGGACTCGGAATGGGAAAGCATGAGTCCTATGGCTcaacctgtggagagaggagatgCGGTCAGTGTGGGAACCAGGATCTATGTGGTCTGTGGCCTGGATGAAAATGGACATGTATATGATGGAGTGCAAAGGCTGAACACAGAGACGGACAGCTGGGATGTCATCTCATTCTCCCCGCTTCCAAG GTATGACCTCTGCATCACGTCACTGAACGGTGCTCTGTACACCATAGGAGGGGGAGCTTTTCGATTTGATGTGGAGACAGATGAATGGACCCAGGTGGACGAGGAGTGCTTTACCAAGAAGTTCTTCATGGGATGCAGCACTGTGAATGGACGAATTTATCTCCTTGGACAGAGGAAGGGGAACAGTGCCCTCCCTGTTGTAGTCCTCTTTGATCCCTACATTGATATGTGCCAGGTCATAGATAGCAAACTCCCTTGTCCCCTTCCTATTCATGGGTGTGTTTCTGTGCGAAGGTTTGATACGTGGCCATGA
- the LSM7 gene encoding U6 snRNA-associated Sm-like protein LSm7 isoform X4, whose product MASVGGGGGGGGGASKMADKEKKKKESILDLSKYIDKTIRVKFQGGREGSFLFVTGGYFRDEFVWYSVDWVLIYNCLDNSWLEGPAMKKSRNSHCAVGAGLYLYVLGGSTDEGIISAVERMALMDSEWESMSPMAQPVERGDAVSVGTRIYVVCGLDENGHVYDGVQRLNTETDSWDVISFSPLPRYDLCITSLNGALYTIGGGAFRFDVETDEWTQVDEECFTKKFFMGCSTVNGRIYLLGQRKGNSALPVVVLFDPYIDMCQVIDSKLPCPLPIHGCVSVRRFDTWP is encoded by the exons ATGGCGAGCGTCGGCGGTggcggtggtggtggcggcggtgCGAGCAAGATGGCG GataaggagaagaagaagaaggagagtATTTTGGACCTCTCCAAATACATTGACAAAACAATCCGAGTGAAGTTCCAAGGCGGGAGAGAAG GGAGCTTCCTTTTTGTCACAGGAGGATATTTCCGGGATGAGTTCGTGTGGTATAGCGTGGATTGGGTGCTTATCTACAATTGCTTGGACAATAGCTGGCTGGAAGGGCCTGCCATGAAGAAGTCCCGCAACAGCCATTGTGCAGTAGGAGCCGGGCTCTACCTGTACGTACTTGGAGGGAGCACAGATGAAGGGATCATCTCAGCAGTGGAGCGCATGGCTTTGATGGACTCGGAATGGGAAAGCATGAGTCCTATGGCTcaacctgtggagagaggagatgCGGTCAGTGTGGGAACCAGGATCTATGTGGTCTGTGGCCTGGATGAAAATGGACATGTATATGATGGAGTGCAAAGGCTGAACACAGAGACGGACAGCTGGGATGTCATCTCATTCTCCCCGCTTCCAAG GTATGACCTCTGCATCACGTCACTGAACGGTGCTCTGTACACCATAGGAGGGGGAGCTTTTCGATTTGATGTGGAGACAGATGAATGGACCCAGGTGGACGAGGAGTGCTTTACCAAGAAGTTCTTCATGGGATGCAGCACTGTGAATGGACGAATTTATCTCCTTGGACAGAGGAAGGGGAACAGTGCCCTCCCTGTTGTAGTCCTCTTTGATCCCTACATTGATATGTGCCAGGTCATAGATAGCAAACTCCCTTGTCCCCTTCCTATTCATGGGTGTGTTTCTGTGCGAAGGTTTGATACGTGGCCATGA
- the LSM7 gene encoding U6 snRNA-associated Sm-like protein LSm7 isoform X6 — protein sequence MASVGGGGGGGGGASKMADKEKKKKESILDLSKYIDKTIRVKFQGGREASGVLKGFDPLLNLVLDGTIEYMRDPDDQYKLTEDTRQLGLVVCRGTSVVLICPQDGMEAIPNPFIQQQDG from the exons ATGGCGAGCGTCGGCGGTggcggtggtggtggcggcggtgCGAGCAAGATGGCG GataaggagaagaagaagaaggagagtATTTTGGACCTCTCCAAATACATTGACAAAACAATCCGAGTGAAGTTCCAAGGCGGGAGAGAAG CAAGTGGTGTCTTGAAGGGATTTGACCCTCTTCTGAACCTTGTGCTTGATGGTACCATTGAATATATGCGAG ATCCAGATGATCAATACAAATTAACAGAAGACACACGTCAGCTGGGACTTGTGGTCTGCAGAGGGACGTCTGTGGTTCTTATTTGTCCACAGGATGGAATGGAAGCTATTCCAAACCCTTTCATTCAGCAGCAAGATGGCTAA